The Cyprinus carpio isolate SPL01 chromosome A9, ASM1834038v1, whole genome shotgun sequence genome window below encodes:
- the LOC122146204 gene encoding uncharacterized protein LOC122146204, translating to MSQRRPSVVITRVTIVSLNCLLEYCNHILLINFTCYFSEEKILQKGAISNKTFPGELDDELDKAIKNVSKEAEEKKILLKVAISDKTPQEHCNFFGEKILLGELIDELNREVKSFSNDTKENEIFLTELPMNGCRGVFFCQAEHELKKEVSGLSDAKFDNFRIDKKLMRNLNMYNKHHVKTCKPADEDQEILLLDSLEKLLTCAKIAYHQPK from the exons ATGTCACAAAGGAGACCAAG TGTAGTAATTACTAGGGTAACTATAGTAAGCCTAAACTGCCTACTTGAATATTGCAATCATATTCTGCTCATTAATTTTACCTGTTATTTCTCGGAGGAAAAGATCTTACAAAAAGGTGCAATAAGCAATAAGACTTTCCCAGGTGAGCTTGATGATGAGCTGGACAAAGCAATAAAAAATGTCTCAAAGGAGGCTGAG gaaaagaaaatcttactgaaagtTGCAATAAGTGATAAGACTCCTCAAGAACACTGCAACTTTTTTGGAGAAAAGATCTTATTGGGAGAGCTTATTGATGAGCTGAACAGAGAAGTGAAAAGTTTTTCAAATGATACCAAG GAAAATGAAATCTTCCTGACAGAACTGCCAATGAATGGCTGTAGG GGTGTGTTTTTCTGCCAGGCTGAGCATGAACTGAAAAAGGAGGTTTCTGGGCTGTCTGATGCCAAATTTGACAATTTCCGTATTGACAAGAAACTAATGAGGAATTTAAACATGTATAACAAGCACCATGTG aaaACCTGTAAACCTGCTGATGAAGACCAAGAAAtccttctccttgattccttggAAAAACTCTTGACATGTGCTAAGATTGCATATCACCAacccaagtaa
- the pou4f3 gene encoding POU domain, class 4, transcription factor 3, translating into MMAMNGKQHFSMHPALHPSSEGMRRMCLPAPQLQGNIFSGFDESLLARAEALAAADIASHGKSHPFKTDVTYHTMSSVPCTSSSSTVPISHPSSNLPSHHHHHHLSHQTLEGDLLDHISSSLSVSGMGAPPDPSVMTTQAHQHHLQMGHLHQAMAMGHPHTLSVHNGMACINDVESDPRELEAFAERFKQRRIKLGVTQADVGSALANLKIPGVGSLSQSTICRFESLTLSHNNMIALKPVLQAWLEEAEAAYREKNGKPELFNGNERKRKRTSIAAPEKRSLEAYFAIQPRPSSEKIAAIAEKLDLKKNVVRVWFCNQRQKQKRMKYSAVH; encoded by the exons ATGATGGCCATGAACGGCAAGCAGCACTTCTCCATGCACCCTGCGCTGCACCCGAGCTCCGAGGGCATGCGGCGGATGTGCCTGCCTGCCCCGCAG CTCCAGGGCAATATATTCAGCGGCTTTGATGAGAGTCTGCTGGCCCGCGCTGAAGCTCTGGCGGCGGCTGACATCGCGTCTCACGGCAAAAGTCACCCTTTCAAGACGGACGTCACCTACCATACCATGAGCAGCGTGCCCTGCACCTCCTCCTCGTCCACGGTGCCCATATCCCACCCTTCATCCAACCTGCCCTCgcaccatcaccaccaccacctcaGCCACCAGACCCTGGAGGGAGATCTGCTCGACCACATTTCCTCGAGTTTATCGGTCAGCGGCATGGGTGCGCCGCCGGATCCGTCGGTGATGACCACTCAAGCCCACCAGCACCATCTGCAAATGGGTCACTTGCATCAAGCCATGGCCATGGGCCACCCGCACACCCTGTCGGTCCACAACGGGATGGCGTGCATCAACGACGTGGAGTCCGATCCCAGAGAGCTGGAGGCGTTCGCGGAGAGGTTCAAGCAGCGGAGGATAAAGCTCGGAGTGACCCAGGCGGATGTGGGCTCTGCCCTGGCCAACCTGAAGATCCCGGGGGTCGGCTCGCTGAGCCAAAGCACCATCTGCAGGTTCGAGTCCCTAACCCTGTCCCACAACAACATGATCGCTCTCAAACCCGTCCTCCAAGCCTGGCTGGAGGAGGCCGAAGCGGCTTACCGGGAGAAGAACGGAAAACCGGAGCTTTTTAACGGGAACGAGAGGAAACGAAAGCGCACGTCCATCGCGGCTCCCGAGAAGCGATCGCTCGAGGCGTATTTCGCCATCCAGCCGCGACCGTCGTCGGAGAAAATCGCGGCAATCGCAGAGAAGCTGGATCTAAAGAAGAACGTGGTTCGGGTTTGGTTTTGTAATCAGCGGCAAAAACAGAAAAGGATGAAATATTCGGCAGTGCACTAG